One Capricornis sumatraensis isolate serow.1 chromosome 8, serow.2, whole genome shotgun sequence genomic region harbors:
- the LOC138083404 gene encoding outer mitochondrial transmembrane helix translocase-like — MVHAETFSRPLSRNEVVGLIFRLTIFGAVTYFTIKWMVDAIDPTRKQKVEAQKQAEKLMKQIGVKNVKLSEYEMSIAAHLVDPLNMHVTWSDIAGLDDVITDLKDTVILPIKKKHLFENSRLLQPPKGVLLYGPPGCGKTLIAKATAKEAGCRFINLQPSTLTDKWYGESQKLAAAVFSLAIKLQPSIIFIDEIDSFLRNRSSSDHEATAMMKAQFMSLWDGLDTDHSCQPALKQREAILKLILKNENVDRHVDLLEVAQETDGFSGSDLKEMCRDAALLCVREYVNSTSEESHDEDEIRPVQQQDLHRAIEKMKKSKDAAFQSVLTHVCLD; from the exons ATGGTACATGCTGAAACCTTTTCTCGTCCCTTGAGTCGGAATGAAGTTGTTGGTTTAATTTTCCGTTTGACAATATTTGGTGCAGTAACATACTTTACAATTAAATGGATGGTAGATGCAATTGATCCAACCAGAAAGCAAAAAGTAGAAGCCCAGAAACAggcagaaaaattaatgaaacaaattGGTGTGAAAAATGTGAAGCTTTCAGAATATGAAATGAGTATTGCTGCTCATCTAGTAGATCCTCTTAACATGCATGTTACTTGGAGTGATATAGCAGGTTTGGATGATGTCATTACAGATCTGAAAGATACAGTCATCTTACCTATCAAAAAGAAGCATTTGTTTGAAAATTCCAGGCTTCTACAGCCTCCAAAAGGTGTGCTTCTCTATGGGCCTCCAGGCTGTGGCAAAACATTGATTGCCAAGGCCACAGCCAAAGAAGCAGGCTGTCGATTTATTAACCTTCAGCCTTCCACTCTGACGGATAAGTGGTACGGAGAATCTCAGAAACTGGCTGCTGCGGTTTTCTCCCTTGCCATAAAGCTACAGCCTTCCATCATCTTTATAGATGAAATAGACTCCTTTCTACGAAACCGTTCCAGTTCTGACCATGAAGCTACAGCCATGATGAAAGCTCAGTTTATGAGTCTCTGGGATGGACTGGACACTGACCATAGCTGCCAG CCTGCTCTGAAACAAAGAGAAGCAATCCTGAAACTcatcttgaaaaatgaaaatgtggataGGCATGTGGACCTGCTAGAAGTTGCCCAGGAAACTGATGGGTTTTCAGGCAGTGACCTAAAAGAAATGTGTCGAGACGCTGCCCTCCTCTGTGTCAGAGAATATGTTAATTCTACATCGGAAGAAAGCCATGATGAAGATGAAATTCGACCTGTGCAGCAACAGGACCTGCACCGGGCAATTGAAAAGATGAAGAAGTCAAAGGATGCAGCGTTTCAGAGTGTTTTAACGCACGTCTGTTTAGATTAA